Part of the Sinorhizobium sp. BG8 genome, CCGCCACGGCCCTGGTGATCTTGCGCGTCACGAAGGTTTCCCCGCGCAGCGGGCTCTCGTGATTGAAGAGAATGCCGTTGCTTGCATGAAGGCCGTAGGCTTCGCGGTAGTTCACCACGATCCAATATGCGTAGAGCTTGGCGGCGGCATAGGGCGAACGCGGAGAGAAGGGCGTGGCTTCGTTCTGAGGCGCGACCGGCGCGTTTCCGTAAAGTTCCGAGGTCGACGCCTGATAGAAACGTGTCTTGTCGGACAGTCCCAGGAGCCGGATCGCCTCGAGAAGCCTGAGCGTACCCATGGCGTCGGCATTCGCGGTGTACTCCGGGGTCTCGAAGGAGACCTGCACATGGCTCTGGGCCGCGAGATTGTAGACCTCGTCCGGCTGCGTCTCCTGGACGATGCGGATGAGGTTCGTCGCATCGGTCATGTCGCCGAAATGCATGACGAACTGCGGATCGTTGACGTGCGGATCCTCGTAGAGGTGCTCTATCCTGCCAGTGTTGAACGACGATGATCGCCGCTTGACGCCGTGGACCTTGTAGCCCTTCTCAAGCAGCAATTCACAAAGATAGGCACCATCCTGCCCCGTCACGCCCGTAACGAGCGCCACCTTGTTGTGTCCGGGCTTCACGATCTTCATGATCACATCCCATACGCGAAAATCTAAAATGCAAAGCAAGCGGAAGCTAACGGTCTCACCGTCCGGCGAGCCGCACTCAGGCAATGAAAATCACTGTCACTCGCAGCTCAGGCTCGAAGAAAAAAGGCCTGATACTTCGGCATTTTCAAAGGGATTACGTGATACAATGCGGCGTGGCGTTGCCCTTGCCGAGAAAATTTTTGACCCCATCAGTCCCCACAACACACTGCAACCATAGTTTGCACAATGCAAGAGGTTGTTAACAGATTTTTTTAACCCTTCGGCAACGCACGCCGGAGTGACTGTTGTGACCGCCGCGCAAAGCACTCTCAGGGGTCTGAAGAGCGAGTTGCCCTTGTCCGGCTGCAACTGTCGGTCGGCGGACCCGCAGCCCGGCGCTAAAATGTTGAAATCGCGCGCGCTGCACCGATGTCGGTTTCGACTTCGGATGTTATGCGCTAAGCTCGCCCCTCCATCGGAAGAAACAGATGAATCTCAAGGAATTCGCCGCCCGGATCGGTCTTTCTCCGACCACCGTGAGCCGTGCGCTGAGCGGTTATCCTGAAGTGCGCAATGAGACCCGCGAGCGC contains:
- the gmd gene encoding GDP-mannose 4,6-dehydratase, giving the protein MKIVKPGHNKVALVTGVTGQDGAYLCELLLEKGYKVHGVKRRSSSFNTGRIEHLYEDPHVNDPQFVMHFGDMTDATNLIRIVQETQPDEVYNLAAQSHVQVSFETPEYTANADAMGTLRLLEAIRLLGLSDKTRFYQASTSELYGNAPVAPQNEATPFSPRSPYAAAKLYAYWIVVNYREAYGLHASNGILFNHESPLRGETFVTRKITRAVAAIHLGMQDRLYLGNLAARRDWGHARDYVRGMWLMLQQPEPDDYVLATGRSHSVRSFVELCFAEVGTTIEWKGVGADEKGYDADSGRCIVEVDPRYFRPTEVDCLLGDATKAYERLGWAPEVELDQLVGEMVREDLRGMAKRSSPRSTGLELAHG